One genomic region from Siniperca chuatsi isolate FFG_IHB_CAS linkage group LG18, ASM2008510v1, whole genome shotgun sequence encodes:
- the ntmt1 gene encoding N-terminal Xaa-Pro-Lys N-methyltransferase 1: MGDKTADEASFYSNAEDYWKEVPPTVDGMLGGYGSISSIDINGSKAFLQKFLGEGQGKTGTGCALDCGAGIGRITKRLLLPLFNTVDLVDVTQEFLDKAKTYLGEEGKRVGNYLCSGLQDFVPESGRYDVIWIQWVIGHLTDDHLVEFLRRCQKALRPNGLIVIKDNVSYEGVVPDEVDSSVCRDLEIVHSLVGRAGLRIVHEEQQMNFPKEIYQVHTLALR; encoded by the exons ATGGGTGACAAAACAGCAGATGAGGCAAGCTTCTACTCCAATGCAGAGGACTACTGGAAAGAGGTTCCCCCCACAGTGGATGGCATGCTGGGAGGCTATGGCAGCATCTCCAGCATCGATATCAATGGATCCAAGGCTTTCCTGCAGAAGTTCCTTGGT GAAGGGCAGGGGAAGACGGGCACGGGCTGTGCTCTGGACTGTGGAGCCGGCATTGGGAGGATCACCAAGCGTTTACTGCTGCCTCTGTTCAACACCGTGGACCTGGTGGATGTGACACAGGAGTTCCTGGACAAAGCCAAGACGTACCTGGGAGAGGAGGGCAAGAGAGTGGGGAACTACCTCTGCAGCGGCCTGCAGGACTTTGTACCAGAGAGTGGACGCTATGATGTCATCTGGATCCAATGGGTCATTG GCCACCTGACAGACGATCACCTGGTGGAGTTCCTGAGGCGGTGCCAGAAAGCCCTGCGGCCCAACGGCCTCATCGTCATCAAGGACAATGTGTCGTATGAGGGCGTGGTCCCTGATGAGGTGGACAGCAGCGTCTGCCGCGACCTGGAAATAGTTCACAGTCTCGTGGGCAGAGCGGGCCTCCGCATCGTCCACGAGGAGCAACAAATGAACTTCCCAAAGGAGATCTACCAAGTCCACACACTGGCTCTCAGATAG